Below is a genomic region from Romeriopsis navalis LEGE 11480.
GCCCAAACCACCGCCCGTGAATGCCCCCAAACCTTCGCCTTAAATCTCACCGGGGGTACCGTCCTCGGCAAACTGCCACCTTACAACGCCTTCTCCCTCGGCGGCAGCAACTCCGTACGCGGCTATGAAGATGGCGAAGTTGGCAGTGCCCGCAGCTTTCTTCAGGCTTCCGCCGAATATCGCTTCCCGATCATTCCCCTGATTAGCGGCACCCTCTTCCTTGATGCCGCGACGGATCTCGGCAGCGGCAGCAGTGTCATTGGCAATCCCGGTGGCGCACGCGGCAAGTCTGGCAATGGTTTTGGCTATGGCCTCGGTGCCCGAATCAATTCTCCCCTCGGCCCCATCCGCATCGACTATGGCTGGAACGATCGGGGCGATCGACGCGTTCACTTCGGCTTTGGCGAACGATTTTAGGCACATCAAAACGTTACAAATTGCAGCAACTTCGCGTCCAGATTGGGGTGGCTTTTATATGATGAATGGAAAATTGCCCTCCACCCGAATCCGAAAATCCTATGAGCTGGTTCACCCCGATCAAACGATCGATTCCCCACGCCTGGAAAGTGGGTGTCCAAGCCCAACGGCGACAGTTTCAGGACAAGCGATCGGGCATCTGGTCACAATTTGCGACACCCGCTACCGCACTCACACCCAACAGTTGGCAAGCTCAAATTCATATCGCCCAAGCACTGAAGCCATCATCCTACGCTGAGAACAAATGGCATAATCTCGCTATGGCGATGCAGCAGCTAGAACCTGTGATCATCCGACCGGGTCAAATCTTTTCGTTTTGGCATGCCGTGGGAGAACCCAATACTAAGCGGGGTTATCGCGCCGGTCGAGCCTTGATGAATAACAAACTCAAAGCCGTAGTCGGCGGCGGCTTGTGTCAGCTCTCTGGCTTGATTCACTACTTGGCGCTACATACCGATTTTGAAGTGCTGGAGCGGCATTCCCACTCTAAAGACATCTACACCGATGACACGCGGTTTGCGCCCCTTGGTTCGGATGCGACGGTGGTCTATGGCTACAAAGATCTACG
It encodes:
- a CDS encoding VanW family protein, giving the protein MSWFTPIKRSIPHAWKVGVQAQRRQFQDKRSGIWSQFATPATALTPNSWQAQIHIAQALKPSSYAENKWHNLAMAMQQLEPVIIRPGQIFSFWHAVGEPNTKRGYRAGRALMNNKLKAVVGGGLCQLSGLIHYLALHTDFEVLERHSHSKDIYTDDTRFAPLGSDATVVYGYKDLRIKNQTETPIRFQFELYKTHITATIMSLDAIPAYDVEFLVSDRPHQKCVRTIRHKPHSRHPELYGTTVYSI